A part of Ptychodera flava strain L36383 chromosome 11, AS_Pfla_20210202, whole genome shotgun sequence genomic DNA contains:
- the LOC139144391 gene encoding latrophilin-like protein LAT-2, with amino-acid sequence MDGYGEEHGVCIPSGLQPAEEVYNDKMEAEGRFCKETQDGIWEATSANNFSQLKACEGDATGYMRRYCNVNGEWETPDTTDCRTKEVTDFAEKVSDVNSTADAVLLLNALIDIHNSQNHFHGGDLLLLSDIMLTVAATVASSEVDLINTSSYTQLFMEEMGYLFAPNLEQAWKHIQLVRFFIYLKILIPFAKKTPQCQSN; translated from the exons ATGGATGGATACGGCGAGGAGCATGGAGTCTGCATACCTTCTGGCCTTCAACCTGCCGAGGAAGTATACAATGATAAAATGG AAGCCGAGGGTAGATTTTGCAAAGAAACTCAGGATGGGATTTGGGAAGCAACTTCAGCTAACAACTTTTCCCAGTTGAAAGCCTGTGAAGGTGATGCAACAG GTTACATGAGACGGTATTGCAACGTCAATGGTGAATGGGAAACACCGGACACAACTGATTGTCGGACAAAGGAAGTCACAGACTTCGCAGAAAAG GTTAGCGATGTGAACAGTACAGCCGATGCGGTCTTACTTTTGAATGCCCTAATCGACATCCACAACTCGCAGAATCATTTTCATGGTGGTGATTTGCTTCTGTTAAGTGATATCATGCTCACAGTAGCAGCAACTGTTGCCTCTTCTGAAGTGGACCTTATTAACACTAGTAGTTATACGCAG CTTTTCATGGAAGAAATGGGCTACCTTTTCGCCCCTAACCTAGAACAAGCATGGAAGCACATACAACTGGTGAGATTTTTCATATATCTTAAAATTTTAATAccttttgcaaaaaaaacacCACAATGTCAAAGTAACTAA